The following proteins are encoded in a genomic region of Mycobacterium kiyosense:
- a CDS encoding hypothetical protein (possible pseudo due to internal stop codon): MFVSAIPDVIGTAATDLATLREAVAEAGAAAAAPTTGILAAAADEISVAISALFGEHAAAYQALSAQAVVFHQQFVQALNAAGGAYAAAEAANAAAAANPWQLLQQQILAAINAPTQALLGRPLIGNGTNGVAGTGQNGGPGGLLWGNGGNGGSGTPATATSAAGNGGNGGAAGLIGHGGAGGAGGTSANVNFFPGAGGAGGAGGLLFGNGGAGGVGGVNLNSTGHVAAGQGGAGGDAGGLFGTGGAGGDGGSALERGYGGSGGDGGHGGLINGNGGNGGNGGAGALNSLSHYKGNGGNGGAGGMLSGNGGNGGAGAGGGNGGNGGAAGAVGNGGAGGAGGAATANTLGVIGGNGGNGGTGGSLFGDGGHGGTGGQSATGVDNTGGNGGAGGNAIGLIGSGGDAGDGGQAAAKGGAGGRGGNGAIIGSGGAGGAGGIGLLTAAGGNGGDAQFIGNGGNGGSGFNTAGGTGGAGGLILGVPGTDGRQGP; encoded by the coding sequence ATGTTCGTCTCCGCGATTCCTGACGTGATCGGCACGGCTGCAACGGATTTAGCAACCCTCCGCGAGGCGGTCGCCGAGGCCGGAGCGGCCGCGGCGGCACCGACCACGGGCATCCTGGCCGCCGCCGCCGACGAGATATCGGTGGCCATCTCTGCGCTGTTCGGCGAGCACGCGGCGGCCTACCAGGCGCTGAGCGCCCAAGCCGTAGTGTTTCACCAACAATTCGTGCAGGCCCTGAACGCGGCCGGCGGCGCCTACGCCGCCGCCGAAGCGGCCAATGCCGCGGCCGCCGCCAACCCGTGGCAGCTGCTGCAGCAGCAGATACTCGCCGCGATCAACGCACCCACCCAGGCACTGTTGGGCCGCCCCCTGATCGGCAACGGCACCAACGGCGTTGCGGGCACCGGGCAAAACGGGGGCCCCGGCGGCCTGCTGTGGGGCAACGGCGGCAACGGTGGATCCGGCACACCCGCGACCGCCACTTCCGCGGCCGGCAATGGTGGCAACGGCGGCGCCGCCGGATTGATCGGCCACGGTGGCGCCGGCGGGGCCGGCGGGACATCCGCCAACGTCAACTTCTTCCCCGGCGCTGGTGGCGCCGGAGGGGCCGGCGGGCTGCTGTTCGGCAACGGTGGTGCCGGCGGTGTCGGCGGCGTCAACCTCAACAGCACCGGTCACGTCGCCGCTGGACAGGGCGGCGCCGGCGGAGATGCCGGCGGGTTGTTCGGCACCGGTGGGGCGGGCGGCGACGGCGGCAGCGCGCTGGAACGCGGATACGGCGGCAGCGGCGGCGACGGTGGGCACGGCGGACTGATCAACGGCAACGGCGGCAACGGTGGCAACGGCGGCGCGGGCGCCCTTAACAGCCTGAGCCACTACAAGGGCAACGGTGGCAACGGCGGGGCCGGCGGAATGTTGAGCGGCAACGGCGGCAACGGCGGGGCCGGCGCGGGTGGCGGAAACGGCGGCAACGGCGGAGCGGCGGGCGCGGTCGGCAACGGCGGCGCAGGTGGTGCCGGGGGTGCGGCCACCGCCAACACCTTGGGCGTCATCGGCGGCAACGGCGGCAACGGCGGCACTGGGGGCAGCCTGTTCGGCGACGGCGGTCATGGCGGCACGGGTGGCCAATCAGCCACCGGCGTCGACAACACCGGCGGCAACGGTGGCGCCGGCGGCAACGCTATTGGCCTGATCGGCAGCGGCGGCGACGCCGGCGATGGCGGCCAAGCCGCGGCCAAGGGAGGAGCTGGTGGCCGGGGCGGCAACGGGGCCATCATCGGCAGCGGCGGAGCAGGCGGCGCCGGTGGCATCGGGCTGCTGACAGCGGCGGGCGGTAACGGCGGAGACGCGCAATTCATCGGCAACGGCGGCAACGGCGGTAGCGGCTTCAACACTGCCGGCGGTACCGGCGGCGCCGGAGGCCTGATACTCGGAGTGCCCGGAACCGACGGTCGGCAGGGGCCGTGA
- a CDS encoding transcriptional regulator: protein MTSVSTKRGGTRDKMVVSAAQVMRERGAAGVTIDSVLARSGAPRGSVYYHFPDGRNQILAEALRYSGDTITTVIDRAADRGARALIREFVEHWERQLTEGDFTAGCPVAAAALGSADEELELKTEAGDILGRWCAAMTRAFVADGFDGRDAASLAVTSIAALEGAIMLCRSTRSVGPLRDVGEQLEFLVKAREFVARNKIDQP from the coding sequence ATGACATCCGTCTCCACCAAGCGCGGCGGCACCAGGGACAAGATGGTGGTCAGCGCAGCCCAGGTGATGCGGGAGCGTGGCGCCGCCGGGGTCACCATCGATTCGGTGCTCGCCCGCAGCGGCGCGCCGCGCGGGTCGGTGTATTACCACTTCCCCGACGGACGCAACCAGATCCTGGCCGAGGCGCTGCGCTACTCGGGCGACACCATCACCACCGTCATCGACCGGGCCGCCGACCGCGGCGCACGGGCCCTGATCCGCGAATTCGTCGAGCACTGGGAACGCCAACTGACCGAGGGTGACTTCACCGCCGGCTGCCCCGTCGCGGCGGCCGCACTCGGCTCGGCCGACGAAGAACTCGAACTCAAGACCGAGGCCGGCGACATCCTGGGCCGCTGGTGTGCGGCCATGACACGCGCGTTCGTCGCCGACGGCTTCGACGGGCGCGACGCGGCATCTCTGGCGGTGACGTCGATCGCCGCTTTGGAAGGCGCGATCATGTTGTGCCGCTCCACGCGCAGCGTGGGACCGTTGCGAGACGTCGGGGAACAACTCGAATTCCTGGTCAAGGCAAGGGAATTCGTTGCTCGCAATAAGATCGATCAGCCGTAA
- a CDS encoding enoyl-CoA hydratase codes for MTTVTLERDGHVLLIGLNRPHKRNSFNREMLADLSRAYAVLESDDELRAGVLFAHGDHFTAGLDLIDVAPGIAAGESVQPADGRDPFRLDGPWQTPLIAVAHGWCMTLGIELLLAADIRIAAAGTRFTQLEVQRGIYPFGGATIRLPREAGWGNAMRWLLTGDEFDAAEAYRLGLVQEVADDAATAQARAREIAATIAERAAPLGVRATLASAHLARTRGEAAAIERLRPAAAELFASADAAEGVQSFVERRQARFQGR; via the coding sequence ATGACCACGGTGACCCTGGAGCGGGACGGCCACGTCCTGCTGATCGGCCTGAACCGGCCGCACAAGCGCAATTCCTTCAACCGCGAGATGCTGGCCGACCTGTCTCGCGCCTACGCGGTACTGGAATCCGACGACGAGTTGCGCGCCGGTGTGCTGTTCGCCCACGGCGACCATTTCACCGCCGGTCTGGACCTGATCGACGTGGCGCCCGGCATAGCCGCGGGGGAATCCGTTCAGCCCGCGGACGGCCGAGACCCCTTCCGGTTGGACGGCCCCTGGCAGACCCCGTTGATCGCCGTCGCGCACGGTTGGTGCATGACGCTGGGCATCGAACTGCTGCTGGCCGCCGACATCCGCATCGCCGCCGCCGGCACCCGGTTCACCCAGCTGGAGGTGCAGCGCGGCATCTATCCGTTCGGCGGCGCCACGATCCGGCTGCCCCGCGAGGCGGGGTGGGGGAACGCCATGCGCTGGCTGCTCACCGGCGACGAGTTCGACGCCGCCGAGGCTTACCGTCTCGGGCTGGTCCAGGAAGTCGCCGACGACGCGGCGACCGCGCAGGCCCGGGCCCGCGAGATCGCCGCCACCATCGCCGAACGCGCCGCCCCGCTGGGGGTGCGGGCCACGCTGGCCTCGGCGCATCTGGCGCGTACTCGGGGTGAGGCCGCGGCGATCGAACGGCTGCGGCCGGCCGCGGCCGAACTGTTCGCCAGCGCCGATGCCGCCGAGGGTGTGCAGTCGTTCGTCGAGCGCCGACAGGCTAGGTTCCAGGGCCGCTAG